Proteins from a genomic interval of Diaminobutyricimonas aerilata:
- the dapA gene encoding 4-hydroxy-tetrahydrodipicolinate synthase, whose protein sequence is MSNPENPFGQVLVALVTPFTADGEVDWPGVEKHIDDVIAAGADGIVVTGTTGETSTLTDPEKVRLVEVGKDVAAGRARIITGGGSNETAHAIELYRASEKAGADGVMVVTPYYNKPTQAGILTHFRLVADATDLPVILYDIPGRTGVPIRYETILRAAKHPNILAVKDAKGDLSEVSRVLNQTELMYFAGDDANALPTLAIGGTGLIGVTANIAPRPYRTMIDAVNAGDLHTATDAHRKLEPLVRATMTHVPGTVATKYILHGLGRIGSPRVRLPLVGPEEHEAALIEDEIALVRDVPGVDFRNFRPDRNAAAGGALPKVAGTTR, encoded by the coding sequence GTGTCGAACCCCGAGAACCCGTTCGGCCAGGTGCTGGTCGCCCTGGTCACGCCTTTCACCGCCGACGGCGAAGTGGACTGGCCCGGCGTGGAGAAGCACATCGACGACGTCATCGCGGCGGGAGCCGACGGCATCGTCGTGACGGGCACGACGGGGGAGACGAGCACGCTCACCGACCCCGAGAAGGTGCGCCTCGTCGAGGTCGGCAAAGACGTCGCCGCGGGCCGCGCACGCATCATCACCGGCGGTGGGTCGAACGAGACCGCGCACGCCATCGAGCTCTACCGGGCGAGCGAGAAGGCCGGCGCCGACGGCGTCATGGTCGTGACCCCGTACTACAACAAGCCCACGCAGGCGGGCATCCTCACCCACTTCCGCCTCGTCGCCGACGCGACCGATCTGCCGGTCATCCTCTACGACATCCCCGGCCGCACCGGGGTGCCGATCCGGTACGAGACGATCTTGCGCGCCGCGAAGCACCCGAACATCCTCGCGGTGAAGGATGCGAAGGGCGACCTGAGCGAGGTGAGCCGCGTGCTCAACCAGACGGAGCTCATGTACTTCGCCGGCGACGACGCGAACGCGCTGCCGACCCTCGCGATCGGCGGCACCGGACTCATCGGCGTGACCGCGAACATCGCGCCGCGCCCGTACCGCACCATGATCGACGCGGTGAACGCGGGCGATCTGCACACGGCGACGGATGCGCACCGCAAGCTCGAACCGCTCGTGCGCGCAACCATGACGCACGTGCCCGGTACCGTGGCGACCAAGTACATCCTCCACGGCCTCGGCCGCATCGGCTCCCCGCGCGTGCGGCTGCCGCTCGTCGGACCGGAGGAGCACGAGGCAGCCCTCATCGAGGACGAGATCGCCCTCGTGCGCGACGTGCCCGGCGTCGACTTCCGCAACTTCCGTCCCGACCGCAACGCCGCCGCAGGCGGCGCCCTGCCGAAGGTCGCGGGCACCACTCGTTAG
- a CDS encoding DUF559 domain-containing protein, whose protein sequence is MASLSDVSWRHGLAHVSTLDRAGVGAHRVARLCAAGALLRVRAGIYALPDADPAVVRAARVGGRLAGRSAARALGLWAAPEDELVVEVARHGTQLRNPDDFRTPLGPSPGQVRVRWTAERLPRRESFGVAPLPTVLSQVLTTEPAEHAIATIDSVFRLDSAFDLDGFARSLPARHRALCDLVDPRSESGSESIVRVLLVRSGIAVSVQPPLGRGRRSDLLVGDRLLLECDSRTHHEAGDRVCDLRRDADNAALGFVTLRFDYSQILFDPDSVVAAVRRYIDLGLHRWRH, encoded by the coding sequence ATGGCGTCGCTCTCCGACGTGTCCTGGCGACACGGACTCGCCCATGTCAGCACGCTCGACCGCGCCGGGGTGGGCGCACATCGCGTCGCTCGGCTGTGCGCGGCCGGTGCGCTGCTCCGCGTGCGTGCGGGCATCTACGCGCTGCCGGATGCGGACCCGGCCGTGGTGCGAGCGGCGCGGGTCGGCGGACGCCTCGCGGGGCGCTCGGCGGCGCGGGCGCTTGGGCTGTGGGCCGCGCCCGAGGATGAGCTCGTGGTCGAGGTCGCCCGACACGGCACTCAGCTGCGGAACCCGGATGACTTCCGAACCCCTCTCGGTCCTTCACCGGGGCAGGTGCGTGTGCGCTGGACCGCCGAGCGGCTGCCGAGGCGTGAGTCGTTCGGTGTCGCGCCGCTGCCGACCGTGCTCAGTCAGGTGCTCACGACGGAGCCGGCGGAGCACGCGATCGCCACCATCGACTCGGTCTTCCGGCTGGATTCGGCATTCGATCTCGACGGTTTCGCCCGGTCACTGCCGGCTCGGCACCGTGCGCTCTGCGACCTCGTCGACCCGCGCTCGGAGTCGGGCAGCGAGAGCATCGTGCGCGTCCTCCTCGTGCGATCGGGCATCGCGGTGAGCGTGCAGCCCCCGCTCGGCAGGGGACGGCGCTCCGACCTCCTCGTCGGCGACCGGCTGCTTCTCGAGTGCGACAGCCGCACCCACCACGAGGCGGGGGATCGCGTGTGCGACCTGCGACGCGACGCCGACAACGCGGCGCTCGGGTTCGTGACGCTCCGCTTCGACTACTCGCAGATCCTCTTCGATCCGGACTCGGTGGTCGCCGCCGTGCGGCGCTACATCGACCTGGGCCTGCACCGGTGGCGGCACTGA
- a CDS encoding energy-coupling factor transporter transmembrane component T family protein has protein sequence MSPLSRCNPSAVLIGLFVVSAALMFVFDPLVAAGVHVAALAVCAVGARLTLRELGRAQLAFLGFAVGILLVNAVSRPGELLVSAGPLRVTEEGLAVGAALAFRTLTLGTLSVAFLRAVDPVALMTSLHLDLRLPARVTFAILAGQRMLQQLPAEWATIRAAHAVRAPLDRRGRPRRGSFPAAAFGLLVSCIRRSARVSQSLEARGLGLEPRTTWRR, from the coding sequence GTGAGCCCGCTGTCGAGGTGCAACCCGTCCGCCGTGCTCATCGGGCTCTTCGTCGTGTCCGCGGCGCTCATGTTCGTCTTCGACCCGCTGGTCGCCGCGGGCGTCCACGTGGCGGCGCTCGCCGTGTGCGCGGTGGGCGCCCGGCTCACGCTGCGCGAACTCGGCCGGGCACAGCTCGCGTTCCTCGGGTTCGCCGTCGGCATCCTGCTGGTGAACGCCGTGAGCCGGCCGGGGGAGCTGCTCGTGTCGGCGGGCCCTCTGCGCGTCACGGAGGAGGGCCTCGCCGTCGGCGCCGCGCTCGCCTTCCGGACGCTGACGCTCGGCACCCTCTCGGTCGCCTTCCTGCGCGCGGTCGACCCCGTCGCCCTCATGACGAGCCTGCACCTGGACCTGCGGCTCCCGGCGCGTGTGACGTTCGCCATCCTCGCGGGCCAACGGATGCTGCAGCAGCTCCCCGCCGAGTGGGCGACCATCCGGGCGGCGCACGCCGTGCGCGCACCGCTCGACCGGCGCGGTCGGCCGCGGCGTGGGTCGTTCCCCGCGGCGGCGTTCGGGCTGCTGGTGTCGTGCATCCGCCGCTCCGCCCGCGTCTCGCAGTCCCTCGAGGCCCGCGGACTCGGACTCGAGCCCCGCACGACCTGGCGCCGCTGA